A section of the Delphinus delphis chromosome 1, mDelDel1.2, whole genome shotgun sequence genome encodes:
- the MUTYH gene encoding LOW QUALITY PROTEIN: adenine DNA glycosylase (The sequence of the model RefSeq protein was modified relative to this genomic sequence to represent the inferred CDS: deleted 1 base in 1 codon), with amino-acid sequence MRKPRAAVGSRSRCRKQASSQEGREKRALSSSQAKPSAPDGLARQQEEVRLQAPVSPYHLFRDTAEVTVFRKSLLSWYDREKRDLPWRRRVEGEVDLDRRAYAVWVSEVMLQQTQVATVIDYYNRWMQKWPTLQDLASASLEEVNQLWAGLGYYSRGRRLQEGARKVVEELGGHMPRTAETLQWLLPGVGRYTARAIASIAFGQATGVVDGNVVRVLCRVRAIGADPSSTLVSQQLWSLAQQLVEPARPGDFNQAAMELGATVCTPQRPLCSQCPVQSLCRAHQRVEREQLSASRSLPGSRDVEECAPNTGQCQLCAPPTEPWDQTLGVANFPRKVSRRPPREECSATCVLEQPRALGGARILLVQRPNSGLLAGLWEFPSVTAEPSGQHQRKALLQKLQSWVGPVPATRLRHLGQVVHTFSHIKLTYQVYGLALEEQTPVAIVPPGARWLTREEFHTAAVSTAMKKVFRVYEGQQPGTCKGSKRSQVSTLSRWKKPSAGQQVLDSFFRPHIPADAPSLNSATQ; translated from the exons ATGAGGAAGCCACGAGCAGCTGTGGGAAGTCGAAGTCGTTGCAGGAAGCAGGCATCCagccaggagggaagggagaaacgTGCCCTCAGCAGCAGCCAGGCCAAGCCGTCTGCACCTGACG GCCTGGCCAGGCAGCAGGAGGAGGTGAGATTGCAGGCCCCTGTCTCCCCGTACCATCTATTCAGAGACACAGCTGAGGTGACAGTCTTCCGGAAGAGCCTGCTGAGCTGGTATGACCGAGAGAAGCGGGACCTACCCTGGAGAAGGCGG gtggagggTGAGGTGGACCTGGACAGGCGGGCATACGCTG TGTGGGTCTCAGAGGTCATGCTGCAGCAGACCCAGGTTGCCACGGTGATCGACTATTATAACCGATGGATGCAG AAGTGGCCAACGCTGCAGGACCTGGCCAGTGCTTCCCTGGAG GAGGTAAACCAGCTCTGGGCTGGCCTGGGCTATTACTCTCGAGGCCGGCGGCTACAGGAAGGAGCCCGGAAG GTGGTAGAGGAGCTAGGGGGCCACATGCCACGTACAGCAGAGACCCTGCAGTGGCTCCTGCCTGGTGTGGGGCGGTACACAGCCAGAGCCATTGCTTCCATTGCCTTTGGCCAG gcaacCGGTGTGGTGGATGGGAACGTAGTACGGGTGCTATGCCGTGTCCGAGCCATTGGTGCTGATCCCAGCAGCACCCTTGTTTCCCAGCAGCTCTG GAGCCTAGCCCAGCAGCTGGTGGAGCCAGCCCGGCCAGGAGACTTTAATCAAGCAGCCATGGAGCTGGGGGCCACAGTGTGCACCCCGCAGCGCCCGCTCTGCAGCCAGTGCCCTGTGCAGAGCCTGTGCCGGGCACACCAGAGG GTGGAGCGGGAGCAGCTCTCAGCCTCACGGAGCCTGCCAGGCAGTCGTGACGTGGAGGAGTGTG CTCCCAACACTGGACAGTGCCAGCTGTGTGCGCCTCCCACAGAGCCCTGGGACCAGACCCTGGGAGTGGCCAACTTTCCCAGAAAGGTCAGTCGCAGGCCCCCCAGGGAGGAGTGCTCTGCCACCTGTGTTCTGGAGCAGCCCAGGGCCCTTGGGGGTGCCCGAATTCTGCTGGTGCAGAGGCCCAACTCAG GTCTGCTGGCAGGACTGTGGGAGTTCCCATCTGTGACCGCAGAGCCCTCAGGGCAGCACCAGCGCAAGGCCCTGCTGCAGAAACTGCAGAGTTGGGTTGGGCCCGTCCCGGCCACCCGCCTTCGGCACCTGGGACAG GTGGTCCACACCTTCTCTCACATCAAGCTGACATATCAAGTATACGGTCTGGCCCTGGAAGAACAGACCCCAGTGGCCATTGTACCACCTGGAGCTCGCTGGCTGACCCGGGAGGAGTTTCACACCGCTGCTGTCTCCACCGCCATGAAAAAG GTGTTCCGTGTATACGAGGGCCAGCAGCCAGGGACCTGCAAG GGTTCCAAAAGATCCCAGGTGTCCACCCTGTCCAGATGGAAAAAGCCCAGCGCAGGCCAGCAAGTCCTGGATAGTTTCTTTCGGCCCCACATC CCTGCTGATGCACCCAGCCTCAACAGTGCAACACAGTGA
- the HPDL gene encoding 4-hydroxyphenylpyruvate dioxygenase-like protein, with protein sequence MAAPARRLCHIAFHAPAGLPLARDLQRLFGFQPLAVREADGWRQLALRSGDAVFLVNEGAGPAEPLYGLDPHHAVPSATNLCFDVADAGAAARALAALGCSVPVPPVSVRDEQGAATYAVISSPAGNLSLTLLDRTGFCGPFLPGFRPVPSAPGPGWVSHVDHLTLACTPSSSPKLMRWFHDCLGFHHLPLSPGEDPELGLEVAAESGPGGLRLTALRAPTGSAVPTLVLAESLLGVTSRQDQVEQFLARNGGPGLQHVGLYTPNIMKATEGVVGAGGQLLTPPEAYYQQPGKEKQILAAGLEPSLLARQGVLLDGDRGKFLLQVFTKSLFAEDTFFLELIQRQGATGFGQGNIRALWQSVQEQAARVQEA encoded by the coding sequence ATGGCCGCGCCCGCCCGCCGTCTGTGCCATATCGCTTTCCACGCGCCGGCGGGGCTGCCCCTCGCCCGGGATCTGCAGCGCCTCTTCGGCTTCCAGCCCCTGGCGGTGCGGGAAGCAGACGGCTGGCGGCAGCTGGCTCTGCGGAGCGGCGACGCGGTCTTTTTGGTGAACGAGGGCGCGGGGCCCGCAGAGCCGCTGTACGGCCTGGACCCGCATCATGCGGTGCCCAGTGCCACGAACCTGTGCTTCGACGTGGCGGACGCGGGCGCCGCCGCCCGGGCGCTGGCGGCGCTCGGCTGCAGCGTGCCGGTGCCCCCTGTCAGCGTGCGGGATGAGCAGGGCGCCGCCACCTACGCCGTGATCAGCTCGCCGGCCGGCAACCTCAGCCTGACGCTGCTGGACCGCACTGGCTTCTGCgggccctttctgcccggctttAGGCCTGTGCCCTCCGCACCTGGCCCGGGCTGGGTCAGCCACGTGGACCACCTGACCTTGGCCTGCACCCCCAGCAGCTCCCCAAAACTGATGCGCTGGTTCCACGACTGTCTAGGCTTTCACCACCTGCCGCTGAGCCCAGGTGAGGATCCGGAGCTGGGCCTGGAGGTAGCAGCAGAGTCCGGGCCCGGGGGGCTGAGGCTCACCGCCCTGCGGGCCCCTACGGGTAGTGCTGTCCCTACCCTCGTGCTGGCCGAGTCCCTGCTGGGGGTCACCAGCCGACAGGACCAGGTGGAGCAGTTCCTGGCCCGGAACGGGGGACCTGGACTGCAGCACGTGGGGTTATACACACCAAATATCATGAAAGCCACTGAGGGTGTGGTAGGGGCCGGGGGTCAGCTCCTGACTCCTCCTGAGGCCTACTACCAGCAGCCAGGCAAGGAGAAGCAGATCCTGGCTGCAGGGCTAGAGCCTAGCCTGCTGGCCCGACAGGGGGTCTTGCTAGATGGTGACAGAGGCAAGTTTCTGCTTCAGGTCTTCACCAAGTCGCTCTTTGCAGAGGACACTTTCTTCCTGGAGCTGATTCAGAGGCAGGGGGCCACTGGATTTGGCCAGGGCAACATTCGGGCCCTGTGGCAGTCCGTGCAGGAGCAAGCTGCCAGGGTCCAGGAAGCCTGA